atgtcttgcccaagaacacaacacaatgtccccggccaggacccgaacccggaccactcgatccggattcgagcgcactaaccatgaggccaccgcgcctcccatgAAAAAGTCATCATTACCCATTATTCCGGCCGTTAGCGCCTAATTCTAGCAAATCGAGTATTGTCTGGTATAAAAACTATatacaaaattttagtttctaaagaaactgtggtgctgcgtcgagttgataaaggtcgaataaccaccgtgaaagatttggaaagctgacgctgacgtttcgagcattagcccttcgttgGAGCGAATAGTCATGTTCTGGTGGGAGTGAttatttgcggcctatccttacaccacggaaacacagaaagccgtaaaaatttcgaacaaaaatatttttttcaactgggcacactctatccacacggaaccaatgaacgcctctcatgccattaatctattcacaaattcatatCATCCTATTCTaccacatataaacctacaacaaccacaattcctctattcgctccgacgaagggctaacgctagaaacgtcagctttccaaatctttcacggtggttattcgacctttatcaactcgtttgataaaatcaatttctataAAAACTATATAGTTACGTAATACTATAATATCACTTAACGCGCTGACTACAATGATGCTTCCTCGAGATTTTGCCTCCAGGCGGAATCCTTGCGGGACAATTTAATTGGAAGCTCCCAAATGTAATGCAATATACGTAGTTTTGGAACCAAAATGCAAGGATACTTTTAAAAAACCATTGATTCCACGAGAAAATAACAATTGAATTAGCATAACAATCTCGTCATTTTAAGACTCAGTGGGTTTCATTTTAAGACTCATCCTGATTTCAAAGAACAAGCCAAGGTCCTGTTGGACGTATACGAGCTCCGAAGGTACACTCCCTTTTCATCCAAACACTGTCTTCGTTTATATCAAAGCTCAGTAATGCACGCATTTTTATTGGTTCTCACTTATGATCTATTGGAGAACAGACGACGTCATCAACAAAAACTTTTAATTCGTTATTAGTTATGTTGCCGTTCGTCTGCTCAGCAGTAGATCACAGAAAAAGATGTGGTGAGGACATATTTAATGACacaatggtaatggtaatgaatttatatggcgcattttctattgacatattacaagcaagggatctatgggtaaGATCGGATATTAGCATATATAGGccccgctggcagccgctatcagtcgattagcgatctcacccagcacatgaatgactgaaatgaggcctgaccacaacaccaggagctccatgccctactctttacgaatagtgtgtgggttcttttacgtcccaatGAGTTGTGAAAATTGAggggttatgagacggggcctacggcttatagcccttatccgagaagaatcGAAAGTATTAACCAGTTGCGGATGTAATTATAAAGGCAGCACtaactttctcttcagttattttaagaccctgagtgttggtccggccggagtcgaaatcacgacctcccgcatggcagcccgatgctcaaccaactgtgCCACCGGTGCGTGGTGACACTCGGCAATCGCCTCGTGTGTCACTTTTTGACGTCGCCTGTGATCCAtgagggaccttaagatctaagaCGGCGACGGCCACGAAAACGTTATTTAATATTGCCGGCTTAATTTTCTTAAAGtgtttcgtgattattccagtTTGTTCAACTTTCGCAAACTGTCCAAACTATTCAGGAACTGACTCGGGAGGAACAGTGTTGAAAgtaagaaagaaaatcaaagatttgccTTTTGTGCGCTCTCGACTTTCCTAGAActtgagatttggtcatttcacgttgcagaAGATGCgaaaaaatgtacaaatgtTAAAGCGTGCGTAGAGCCATTGTTTGGCTCATTAATGTCTATTCTCGCTGCGGTTGCTGTCCTAGATCTAAAGATTCCTATAATTACTGAACActcgcacggcaacatggaatttaTTGGCTAATATGAGAagtctttaattttaatttcatttcctTTTGGCGTACAGATATTACTTCATTTATAATTGATCATGGGACTCGATGAGTCGTTAATCTCTTCACATATTATCAGCGAAGGCCAAATTTTGCCATCCCTTAAATTTTTTAAGGCTTTAAATGAGATCGCAGCCGGAGCATATGACTGGGGACGAACAACAGCCCGATATTCTTGTCACGGCGATTAGATTGAATTTttcgcgaatgagactcccgcaggagcccgatgaccaatcacaaaaaaactaacttgacgtcatatcGTCATGTAACAGGAACTGCCTTTGCCTTTTTGCAGAAAAGGTAGTCTGAAATAGATCGCTCTGTAAAAGTATGCCCTGACATAGgtttagtatgggagttgttcacTCCTAGTCATGGGTTTCTGATCgcaacaacttttttttatcCATTCCAACTAATTAGGACGGTGTATTAACCATCTCTGGCGCTCTAACTTTGCTCTAACTGTGCCCTGTCCTCTATAAGAACCCTTCACAAATGACATGAGCTTAATAGAACGATTTGCGGTTGGTTGCTTAAACAACTCCCAAACATTATCTTCATTCATTTTGACGTGTATCACCTGCCTGTGTTGTGTGAACATACCTGCAGTCGGCAAAAACTCTCTAATCGATACAGTCGCATGTCTTGGGATGTTGATCCTTTTGGACTCATTTGTTCGTCGTTTCTTTTCATCAGGTGTACAATACTCTggtcttttttcttgcttttcgcAATAACTGTCTTTGATTTAATATGTTTCTGGGATGCAACGTGCCTCATAACAGAACTTTCTTTTAGACAGTTTCCTTGAATGCGTCACATCCGAGTTTACCCTACACTACAGTAAGATGCTCTCCTTTGAACTGATTTAATCTATCCCAAGCACTCACATTGGGATCGGCTATGCCGCGAAcatttcgcttttttttttttttcagttagcACTTTGCACTCTCTTGAAATCGTCGCATTGGCTGGAGTACTCAGTCTTGCCCCTGCTTCTGCGGCTACCCTCAAAGGATCTGAATGACCTTCGTCACCTGAAACACCCGAATCGGTAGAGTGTGAATCTTCGTCCGCCactttgcattttctttaataAACCGCTGACCTAGCAGTCCGGCTGCATGCATCGTTCGGGCCCATGATCTGCCCCAGGAGGGGAGGACTTCTCCTTTTCCACAGGAAATTCACAAATTGTCTACGAAAACATTGTAAACACTAAGCTGCTCCGATATCGAGAAAACTAGAAATTGCTCAAAATACAAAACGTTgctcgaaacaaaaaaaaagttgctcGGAATACGAAATGTTGCCAAAAAGTTGCCGAGCAACTTGTGGCAAGCCCTATCCTAAGCTCTTTGCCGCCTGACTGCCCAGCCCAAATCCAGAATGGCAAGATTGCGAAATTATAATAACGGAATTGCATTTGCATTGGTTTTCCTGTGAATGGTCTTGCAAATGGCGCAGATCAGAAAATTTTAGGTACCAGAGGCCCAGGCTTGGGCAGTTGCTTCACCCAATACGCCCCACACGAGCCGtgaataatatttaaaaagaCAATAGACAACTAGACCATAGACCATATCATCTAAAAAATGGATAGCAAGTTTACTGGAAAGCTGCATAAATTTAACGGAAACGAAGTATAAGTCGATTTTATTAGTGGCCAATCAAGTGATTATCTGGAATGAAATACAATATTAAAATCTATAGTTTCAACTCGAATTAATATAATACAGATTTACATTTTCACATTAAAATGAATGTTTCACCGTTGGAAAAACGAATTCGAGAATACAggaatatttgatatttgtcTACAGAAAAgtagcttttttaatttatcaGCCATTCCAATCCCGCTGCTGGCTAGCGCTTTACTTGAAAGGAGAAGAAAAATACTTTCAAATAGTATTATTAGTCATAACACCAcaaaaaatcctaaaaatatcCGTCAGTTAACGTAAGAGATGAAGGAGGTCTTCACAGCGAAGTAAAAGATGTTAATAGCCCAGTCAGGGGTAGAATAACGCATGGATGGAGAGCCATCCCTGAATTCTCCTCGATGAATAACAACtctgtcagaaaaaaaaaaaaaaaggaaacgtaAATGTCCTGTATAACGTAGGTTTTAGTGATGGATTTTTAAGGAACtcataaaaaaatgaaagttgaaTGTAACTGACCCATAGTGCCTCTTTCAAACCAAGCTCCTAAGCCGTACATTTGCATTCCAAAAAAAAACGGCGATGGTTTCCATCAACACAGAGAATAACCGCCGGCTTCAGGCTTTTGCTGGATCCAATCATGCGCACGCGCAGTTTTAAATGTAAGTCAaagaaaatttggttaaaaaaatgcagttttcaaCCATTTTAAAGTGGAAGTCCATCGCGCCAGTAATTATTTAGTAGCGACAGAGTGCGACATTTTTTATACTTACGGTGACCTTActggtaaaaagaaaacaagaattcGAGGACCGAAAGTGGATTGAAACTTCGAGTTTGCGGTGAtctaatgattgtattttacacTCATTTTTCATTGAGATAGCGAGGTTAGTAAACTTACCACTTCTTcgtttttctttgtaaatttgaGGGGGTTACACCATCAAAGAATTCAAAGAATTCAAAGCGATCACTCACTGAAATGAGGCAATCATGGCGCTCGCGCTCCTTCTATCGGAGACTAATGTTACACTTCATGACACAGTTGCTTTTGAtttcttgtctgtttgttttccGCTTCTGTTTACACAAGAAAAAAGGGTGTACAGCTTACCTTGTTCGTAACATCCCCTGTAAGGTCCAATGGCGTAACCTGGCAAACAATGACATCTTCCATTTCTGCATTCTGAATTCTCTGGACAACCACCATAACACACTTCTGcaaaacaaagggaaaagaAAGGGCTTGTTCCGCAATTGTTTCCAACCGTGGTCTGTTCCAACAACACACGTATAAGTCTGCTGTTTAAAATGTAATCAATTTTTTGTAACTCCATGGTTGATTCAAATTTAATTAAAGGCTTCAAAACTAAGAGGAGAGCAGCATCGATTCTTCTTAAAATGTCTTTAGATCTTATCTTCTACATTTAATAGCTTTGTTCAGTACATACATTTGATGGCTCTGCCACGTGCATACGTATACTCTTTTGACCACTCCCAAAATAGGGCTTTTCGGGGAAAATGAAACGTAATCACTGAAACAGGTACAACGAggaatcccaactggtcggagGCAAATCAGCTCCTAGGTACTTACAAGTGCGGCCGAGGTGTTCAACTAGTCACTAACCCAATCTTAACGAGTGGTGAGAACGGTTTTGAACTCCGGCCGATCAATGGCAAGCAACCCTTCCCACCAGGCCCGCTGCATGCCTCTCAAAATCactacttaacccattgacgcccAGAGGTTCTCCATTGACgtgtaaaatcgtctggcgttagacagagtaaaataccaagtctggccggtttcggccttGTCATAAGGATGAAGCTTCCCATTTTATTGGACGCACTAGTTAAAGCTATAACATTCCTTAATAGTGTTAAGACAGGTTCAACAATTCCCTATTGTACACATACACCAAGACGTCACAGTCCCCCATCCCTCTCCCCACATACGATGCTGATTTTGAGATTGAATAAGCGAGCTGGTTGGTGAGTGAGTCACCGAGAGATGATCTCTTTTTATAGATGGTGATACCTGAAAGTTTCAGACAGGCTTCTGATAATTCCTTGGTCCGTAACTACAGGCTGCAGTAAATTAAAACAAGGCAAGGCCTCAATCAATCGCTGCGCTTACCTTCACAAATGCCATGCGAATTCTTTGCAAACCCTGTTTTACACTTGCAGGCATACGAACCAAAATTGTTTACACAGAACGCGTTGACATCACATTTATGAGCGTTTCTCAAACATTCGTTAATATCTACAACACAACGACGATACATCAAAAATTAGTTTCTTTAACGAACTCCATCAAAGGAAGAACAGTGACGTAGAAAGCACGACGGACCTCAAATTCGAGAATTACTGGCTCGAGTACTTTGTTCTCTTAAATGAGAAACTTCGCCCTACAGTGTTTGAATTCACCCACGTTTACATTTTGAAATGGGTGATGGCTAAATAATTCTGGTGATGTTGGGGAGGGGGTAACCCTGCCATGGAATAGCAGAGGGGAGGGGCAATAGGTTTTAACGCCGACTGTGAGAGACGGCACATGTTTGCCTTTCGTTTTTTTATAAGTCACGGATATACAGATAACGAAAAgcaggggaaaaaaaaaaacaaaataagaagTATCAGTTTTCACATATGATAGATTTTTGCATTATTCAAGTTTATACTTTACATCAACCTTGCAAAAAGGATGGATATTGTGAAAATGCATCTTGAAGAGACAACCGGCATTGTATCAAATCAAAGGGCGCTATGAGCCAAGTCGTGAATGTGGAATAGTGTACAGATTCGCAATGGCTAAGAATTGGGTGAAATTTTTACGGTTGCTGCGATAGCTActtaagacctaagacccagTACGAAAAGTGCGATATCGTAGTACGAAAACTTATACCCCTTGTAAACAGTGGACATAACGAGAAAGAAAACCAGGAAAGGTTATCGCTCTCAGAGATTTGGGCGTTGAATGTTGTCTCTATAcgtgatttaatttaaacagacTCGTCACCATGAGGCGCTCTTTCTTACAACTTTGAGCGTTGTGTAAcagacagaaaaaaagaaaaaaaaaacccagtgACATTCGTCGACCTTACTTATTGGCACAGAAACGAAAGATAGGTGTCTCGAATAAAGAGAAATGCAGTATTTTAACCCTTTGGTTCCACCCACTAAAATGTGATACacgaattattttgtcagtacaCATTTGTCATTCTACTtccagtatcaaaacaagtccaccGTAAGTCTCGCAAACAATAAACGGATACTGTTGATTGTCAATCCTTATTATTATGTATGAGAGGGGACTGTTATAGTTTTACCTGAAGGACGAAAGTGATTTTCTGTTAgcttcctgttttttttttttttttgcttttcggCCTTAAAGTGCGAtctgtatatatttttttgcgcAGCTGATGTTAACGTTTCCACCAACGTTGTCTCTGTAAAACTATTTCAATAGCCCCAATAGCGGTCTTCCTGTGAGTATACATTAAAGCGAGGCTATCGGGTCAACATCGATCAAACTTGTTTgaaaagtgaaggaaagtgAGAAAATACTTATGCAGGCTTCCGAAAATCTTCCATTCAGATGCAGTCTTCTTTTCCCCAGAGGAAAAAGTACAGCTACTAAAGAAAGACTAAAAGAATGGTTTTCAGATCGCAAAGGGACGGCGGAAAATGATTGCGTGCGGTCCCATCCTATAGCTACGCTATTCTCCGGATATCAGTTATTTTCAAATTCAACTCACTTTGACAATCAGAGGAAAGATTTCTGCGAGACAAGCAACGAGTCCCTTCCAAAAATAAATGGTATTTTTAAATGTGGACCATGCTCATCAATTGCCGCTTCAAAAGCCAGAGTTTTCAAGCAAGCAAATGACCAagacaacctcgtttccaggaaTTCTGTCCCGGGTTCTCCTTGGCTGATGGAAAGGAAGTTGCGACTAAGCACGGCACAGACGTTATACTTAATGAGAAATTACAATGTTACCATGGCCAGTTTTCCTACAGTAACAAAATGGCGTTTTTTGAACTTTATTTGCCGCCCTTAATATTAacagctaatcaaatggtatactcgtgaaatttgagaataatttcacttgagcttcgtcgccatttgattatcCATAGAcattattcataaatggcggtcacatttataattcttttgtccacatgcaaattagcctaccaagcctcattttagagcaataattcttttcaattcactgtatggcatcgaggcttggtaggctaagtTGCACTTCGACataagaattataaattgaccgccatttatgaataaggtctatacaaACAACCTTTTTTATGCAACTGAATTTAGTATCATAATTTTCCATTGAACTACCTTTTAAGGCCTAATATTTTAGTATTAAGTTACCATATTGTTATAATTTAGAGCGATTGTTTAAAAGAGGTTCCGATTCTTTCTAAGGGAAAAATTGTGCTGCCACAGGTCATGAATAAAAATCCTACTTACCAGTACAGTTAAGTCTTTCTTTATCCTTTGATTCGAATCCATCTTTACAAGAACACACGTATGTTGCGGGTTGGTTTAAACATCTTGAATGTGGACCACAGGTGTTTGGATCTGTGCATTCGTCGATGTCTGCTTAGAATTACCAAAAAGACTCACCTTATGTCTTATATTAAAGCCATTTCCCCAAACCATTGACAAAAATTTCATTCCCACGATGGAAACGtcatgaaattttaaaatgtgcGCACCGGTCATTCTTGTCATAAGGATTTGCTCTTTGTGAATAAGCTCTGCAATTGCTTGCGCTTTGCCCAAACTATTTGCATTCCGCAGACGGTTTTCAAGGCTCATTTTCCCCTTGAATGGTTCGAGCACTTTGCCATTACTAAAATCTCTGTCCGGGTTATCGAATACAAGCCAGCGAATGAATCTACTTCAGAGCCCGGAGAACCCCTTACATTTGAGTAAAGTATATAATTGTTTTCAGTGTAGTACGCAGGTTTTGCCTGAGCCAAGGGAAGCTACTAGGGAACACTTTTGTTGAATTGTGTGTCACAAATCTCTGATTTAGGTCATCAAACCCCATGTTCACTTACCCAGTCATCATGCTTTCGCCCACACTACAAGTACGAAATTAGTTATTCAATCCATTATCGCTTTCCTTTCTGGGTAGCCTTCAGAGAAGTGCTTACCAAAACATCCCTTTCTTTTTGCGTCGTATTTAAACCCTTTGGAAGTACAGCTGCACTTGTAAGATCCTATCGTGTTTTCACACTTTGCCACCTCGCCGCATACCTCCCCAGTCTCACATTCATTTAAATCTGCAGAAATAATAAAGGCAAGGCTTTATCTTCTCCGAAAAGAGTGTGTACCGTCAAAGCCAACAATACAGACAAAAACCTAAAACTAAACGTCCTGCTAGTAGAGGTCTCTTTTCGTTTTGCGTTCGCTGGATTTACGAGTACGCCAAAAGAAACCCCTGTCATGGGTCGATACTCATTGTCTTGAGCCTGCagggcggttacttagcgaccaaatCCTCACCTGATGCTTCATGTTGTGTGGAcccacttaacaacagcggaattattGTAAGGGAATGCGCAGGACACAGCGAGGTAAGACACattcagcaaacatatcatgggggatgtggtttgaagagtgccttccaaggttgtggacggcggtacgttggatcaaagtgagttttaCCCATAACAGAGATCGCTTTTTTCGTACTCGTCAGCTCAGCGAATGAAAAAAGACTCATGAACAGGCGCTAATAATAGGGTGACTATAAACACgcaatatttgcaaaaaagaAGAGTTTCGTCGCTACATATCCACTTGTAAAATTGCATTAACAATTTAGATTTTTAGTACTATCAATTTTTAAACCGTGCAGCGCTGTCAAAGAGTGGTCACATTTACCGCTGAATAATTTTAATACGACTAATTTTAATGTGACGATAAACTATCGTTTGCCCTCATGAATGCGaagtttttttatgtttaaggcgaatggctggccccccggtagggtgagtgcaatggccgcCAGACATAACGACGAATCCGTCAAACACAACGGTtcacctcaaacgggggtgcaccaacacgccaacttcgccggggaatcgaaccccgcccctaccaacaaataacaaaaagacAAACACACAAACGAGGAATTGCATCTAGGAGATGCCTCGCCTGACTTACACTCCTAAATGACAATTcgacaaaacgacaaaaaagactcaaaaacaactggacaaaccaaaacaagcacgacccAGCACAAGGGTGAAAAGCGACCCACAAAAGGCCACCCGTCAACCGACTTACCCAACGCCAAGACGTTGGTTCACCCCCGAAATAAGGCCAGGACATGCACACGCAACACAAAACCAGTACCTAAATATGAACAACCAGAGTATCATTATGTAACGACGCCACCACACCACGACCACCCCACTGACGGACAAAATAACGACGACGGCGATCAGACCGGAAACGACGGAAAacgttggatcaaagtgagttttaCCCATAACAGAGATCGCTTTTTTCGTACTCGTCAGCTCAGCGAATGAAAAAAGACTCATGAACAGGCGCTAATAATAGGGTGACTATAAACACgcaatatttgcaaaaaagaAGAGTTTCGTCGCTACATATCCACTTGTAAAATTGCATTAACAATTTAGATTTTTAGTACTATCAATTTTTAAACCGTGCAGCGCTGTCAAAGAGTGGTCACATTTACCGCTGAATAATTTTAATACGACTAATTTTAATGTGACGATAAACTATCGTTTGCCCTCATGAATGCGAAGTAGGACAAGCATCGGCAGAGCTAACTAAGATGATATGTGAATCGCTTTCTGTATATTGTGTGTCTTCCTACTATCACTTGTGGTATAAAAACAGTATAAAATTTTCTTACCAGCACAATCCTTCCCATCGCCATTTGCACTTTTGAAACCAGTTTTACATTTACATCTGTAAGATCCCTCATTCTTGAAGCAAAAAGAGTTGTGACCACATTTCTTCCCATCCAATTTACACTCTTTTGTATCTGCAacaaacaattttattttgCGCAAGTCTTCATTCATTGGTTTCCACAACGGCGACAATGCGATGACACTAAATGTAAATTGAATGTTTTGTTTATATCACGCCTAGCTTATTTTGAAGAACAAAAAATGTGTGTGATGGTAATTGTTCTCTGTTTCCTTCGAAAACtatttttctctctttgtaaACCGTTTTTTTCACAACtaccgaatttttttttatttgactgGCCTCCATTTCTAATGTTCAAAATACaacctttcttttttcaaagcatgttCCACGACTGAAAAGTGAGGGCATGTTGCATACGTGAGTACTCACAGTTATAGTTGGCttcaatgacaatgacaatgtgtGGGATAATCAACCATAGAGCATTGATTAATAAGATCTTTCCCTTCCTCATGGCTTTTCTTGCAATGATACAAAGGTCTCTTGTTTTGTCATAATTAGCGTGTAAATTATGCACGCACGCGCGACTATTACGAAATACTCAAAGAGAGAAACGGAACGATTACTTCTTGAATGTCAGGAATAATCATATATTTGGCtttgtttccctttttcttcttcagCCTCATTTTTCCCCGTTTGACGGAGTGAAGAATGAATTAAAGTTACAGTttgacgcgccttaccgtggccacctaacaaagttttttcacaaattgtccgccaaccaggatgtgtgaatttgattgacagtcacgcctcctgcaaagttcacacagttttaagttgaacaccgttgcatgggttgttgagttgacgtatttacacgtagttgctacgtcaaatgtgaaagtttgttgggtggccacggtaaggcgcgtcgcactgtaagtgtcttttctttttgttatacTTTATTTTAATTCCTGGTATGCTAGTACCAATAGAAACTTGTTGAACTTATTTAATGATTCGGTTCTAATTCTGAGTCttcttttcaattatttttgtggGTCGCGATTTCCTCCAGTGCACGCGTAAAATGAAATGTG
Above is a window of Montipora capricornis isolate CH-2021 chromosome 6, ASM3666992v2, whole genome shotgun sequence DNA encoding:
- the LOC138053254 gene encoding adhesion G protein-coupled receptor E1-like, which produces MEDTKECKLDGKKCGHNSFCFKNEGSYRCKCKTGFKSANGDGKDCADLNECETGEVCGEVAKCENTIGSYKCSCTSKGFKYDAKRKGCFDIDECTDPNTCGPHSRCLNQPATYVCSCKDGFESKDKERLNCTDINECLRNAHKCDVNAFCVNNFGSYACKCKTGFAKNSHGICEEVCYGGCPENSECRNGRCHCLPGYAIGPYRGCYEQELLFIEENSGMALHPCVILPLTGLLTSFTSL